CAAGGGCTATTCAGTGCAACTGGACTGGAGGCCTAAACAATTTCACTGAAATCAAGCTGTATCTAACAGAGCCCAGGGTTACCCACCAGTGCTCCCAAAGGGACCACAGACAAGCTTCCCTCTCAACCAAATAGTGACTGCAGCACTCGGGGGTAGAGTTATAGATGTGGAAATGATATGGGTAAAGTATCAGGATTAACAACAAACGTGGAAAAGAAACCACCAACATATCCTGTCGGCTTGTCAGCTTCACCTCAGACAAAGCAGAGGTTCTCAAAACTGGCTATTCATTGCAATCTCCTGGGACCTTTAGTATGTATGCCCAGGCATCCTCACCCAGAGATTTTGATTTTACTGATTTGGGCTAGGgtctacaatttttaaaaaattaacttttgagatataattcacatttcATAAAGTTcaccttttaaagtatacaataaataaatatatatacacacacacacaatgcagagtttttagtatattcacagccTAACTGATTCTGGGACATTTgcatcatcttcagtttcttcccatttcctcacacacacacacccccaccccagccactggcaaccactaatcGACTTTCTgtgtggatttgcctattctggacattttacatgtaaatggaatcatgtaacgtgtttttgtgtctagcttctttcactaagcataatgttttaaaaattcaaagttgTAATCCCTACCAGTACTTTATTCCTCTTTACGATTGAATACCACATGGCTATACAACATCTTATTTATCTACTGACCAGGTAATGGTTGTTTATGCTTTTTCAAAAATGGTATCCCGATCACACAGTGTAACCCAATCAGTGTGCTCCGCTGGAGAAACAAGAGGATTTACTATTGTAACTATCAGCTATACATACCATGAACAAGGCAAAAGAGGTCATAAAGCCCTCTTTTGTGAGCTCCCATGTGCCACCATATTCTTCCTCATCTATCTGTAGGTAGTTGCTGAAGTAGAGATACAGGACTCCTGCATTGATCAGGCAGAATCTGGAGGGAAGACAAGCACCGAACCCAAACTATGAGCTCAGAAGACTCAAAACTCCCACGACCACAGTCCCGTCTTACCAAGACAATCACGGTTGCAGTTAAGTAGTTGTATTATGGGGGCAAGTGAAAAAAATACACGGACCTAGACCCTCAATGGAACTGCCCAGTGGCTGAGCTAGAGACATAAAGAGCAACTTTTTTTTAGATGCccagcaaaaaaaattttaaatttaaaagcacaTAAAACTTCTCCAGGCCCTCTCACAGTAAGACAGCATGGTAGCTGAACCATCCCAAATAGGACTAGTACCAGACATGGGCCTCCAAGAAGCTCCCGCTGGGGTGGGGTGGCCACGGGACAGATACATGTTAGGCTGCTGCTTCCTGGCCTAGTGGAATGAGCAAGCACACTAAAGCAGCTCCTGCGTCCATTCCCACTGGGAGACAGTGTCTGGATATGCACTGTTGGCTACGCACCTGATGCAATGGTGAACACTGCTGTCCCTCAGCTATTGGTTAGGAGGAGGCCAAAAACAGAGTGAGCAGTGAGCAGGGAACTGAAACCAAAGGTTTGTGAGCACCTTCAGGAAGGTCTCTGATTCCCCATCTTGTATTATTTAACTAATAAAGCATTTAGAATGCAGTGAGGTATAACATTATCATCCTGATCTACTTATCTCTTCATATAGTCACCATGTAAAGGTAATTTTTATGAACAGATCAACACTTTATGATCTTCCAAGTCACAGGATCTAATCTATTGGGGGACTGTATGTCTTAGGTCACACTGCTCCTGAAGGCTGGGgtggaaaaatgcaaagaactggTTCCTCCTAATGGACGAAGTGTGGGCTGGTATGGGGCAGGGCCGTACAATGCTGTTGAAGAGTATCAGTATTAGGGGGCAGACCCTGGGGCTGTTTGAGCATGAGACAGACTATACATATGTCAGAAGTccagttttttcattttcattttaaagattttaagtagtctccacacccatCAGGGGCTCGaacccccaaccctgagatcaagattcacatGCTCTACTGGCTGCGCCTGCCAGGCACCCAGAAGTCTACTTTGTGAGTAGTTAGAATATGGGCTTTCTCATGAGTTGGGAGAACAGGAGCTGGGAGACTGGTTTATACTTGTACCATGTTTTAGGACATGAGCAGAAATAAAGCTTGAGGACAGGGACTGGGAAAATGGCTGAATGGAGAGGCAAGAAACCCAAAGGCTTCAAGCCTAAAGGCCTGGGAGTATAATGGTTTCAGTTAACAGGCAGGGAGTCAGGAAGAACAGAAGGTTTTTCTTGGATTTCGCACAAAATCCAGTCCTTGGCTTGGCCATGTTGTGGCCACATCCTTATCTTCTGCCAGAGATCTGGGGACTCAGCCAATCtggctgcctctctctgtcaggagtttcattttgttttgtttttgaaagactggcttatttattttagagaaagagcgtgcatgcatgtgtgagtgggggggggggggggcgcggggaagggcaggagagggagagagaatcctcaaggagactccttgctgagtgcagagcccagtgcagggctcaatcccatgaccctgagatcacaacctgagctgaaatccagagctgGGGGCTCacccgagtgagccacccaggtgccctgtggagTTTCATTCTGGACAGGCTGTTAGTGGTTCCAGACAAAGACTACTAGCAGGACTCAGAAATGTCACTCTGGGACTCAGCTAGTAAGCTAGGGATGGAGAAGGGCTGAGACTCATTTAGAGTCTCTGGCTGTAAAAGTGGTTGCTAAGTGATAAGAGATCGGGAAGTATAAAGAAAGAGGAGATATGGgatgacagagagaaaagagctaACACAGCCCCTGCGTTCTAAGGGTCACAAAAACACAGgcatttaaatgtttggtggtcAAAGGGGAGGGCTCAGGAGAGGACTGGAGCTCAAAAAGAGCTTTAAGGATGGGCATAAATCCTATATTATAAATGAGGGAGAGAACTACACAGATGTGTAGACAAAGAAATGAATGTGCTGGATtggggttggggaaaaaaaaaaaagactctccaaTCCATTTTTAACTCTATCCTAAAAATTCCAATcagaattttaacaaaataatgaaCCTCTAACAAATACTCTGATTTCAGGGCTGGGAGGCTACACTGATAACAGTAAGGTATGACTGTGCTTTCAAGGATCGgtgggttttaaaatattttaacaagcaTTCACTGAACACCTATTAATCGTGGTGCCAGGCtctatgagagacagagaggcaagaagGGAAGATGCAAAACTTCTGCAGAACAGAACCACCACTCAGTTCTCACGGTATAAATAatgagaacagagaaaatggtTTTACCTTAATATGCCCTGACTGTCGCCACACCAGAATGAAGAGAAGCCAAGGTGGAGCCCAGAGAGAGGGCAGTTAAGGCagaaagcagggaggagagggtcaCCAGAAATGAGCACCAAAGCAGTCTTGCCCTAAGCCCCGGCAACTGGGTCAGACAGATGGaggagagggagtgtgtgtggaAAAATAAATGTCCTTGGGCCTTTTCCAAGAGCAAGGGGAAAGGTGCCAACCAAAGGAGGGATAGGATTTGTTTGGAGTGAGAGAAACTGGCTCTGGCAGGACAGCCTGGGACTAAACCCCAAGAAACAGGCAGTCCTGAGAAAATGGTACTATGGGGAGCCATTCCAAGGCAAATTCACTCCCAAACACCTCCtttaccattttgttttgttttcctttttaaaaaagattttgtcagagggagagagagagaaaaagcagggggaacagcaggtagagggagaagcagacttccctgctgagtagggagcctgatgtgggacttgatcccaggaccctgggatcatgacctgagccaaaggcagatgcttaaccaactgagccacccaggcatccctttccactttttttaaagattttatttatttggggtgcctgggtggctcacttaactgtctgtcttcggctcaggtcatgattccggggtcctgggattgagccccgtgtcaggctccctgcttagcaaggagcctgcttctccctctccttctgatgcTCCCTGTCCTTGTgccctctctgtcaaagaaataaataaaaattaattaaaaatttttatttatttctttgacagagcgagagacagcaagagagggaacataagcaggagtgtgagagggagaagcggggagcctgatgtggggcttgatcctaggaccctgggatcatgacccgagccgaaggcagacgcttaaggactgagccactcaggcagccctcctgtttttctttttttcaatagcCATTTTTAGCTCTCTTTGTAAAGCTAATCATATGACTGCAGTGAACCATTTATGGAGTGCATATGATGTACTAAGCACTACATTTAGGAATTTACTTGGGTTATCTCATTTAGTTCACACATCAGTCTTAGGAGGAGGACACTTTTAGTGTCCTTCCCTTTCCAGTGATGAGAGAatgaaagctcagagaggtgagccCAAAATTATGTAGTTtgaaagtggcagagctggaacttGAATCCGTTCTACagttaaaagtaaaaagagatcTCTAAATAGCTTAACTCATCTGCCACAGTGGCAAGGATAATAAACTAACTCGGGTCTTTGCTATATTATTCCTAGATTGGGTGACTTCAGAGAAATCTCTTAGGAATCCTGCAAGATGAGATGGGAGCAAGGGGTCTGAAGCCGTGTTACTCTCTCCTAGAAAAGTGGTCTTGGGAAGAAGAGGGATTCCCTCTTGTCTTCAGACtgccttccccctttctctgactTTGCTTGTAGGCCTTTTCTTTCACAGAAAGCTCAAACGGGATGACCAACATTCTGAAGAGTTATCTATATACCTCCTCCAACAGGGGAAGACCTATGAACCCCAGGTCTTTGGTCTCCTCACCATCACTCAGAACTCATCACGTGTCCACTCCGCCAAAGTCAGGCAAAGCATAACAAACTCAAACTCCTTCCTTGGACAAATGCTTTGCTCAGTATCataaattaaaaacctttttagTTAGAAGAGGAGATGACATATGCCTTTTGGATTATCTTCCGAGAAAATAAGGAACTCACAGGGATTTGAAATCTGTTTCACCCTTTTCACCCTATGGTGAGGGAATAAGAGATGTGATCACCCCTAAAACAACCAATGTGATATTCCATGGTTAAGGATCATAGTTTATATTCCGggtgtggaaaaaaaagaaaagttcacaAGCTTGCCTGTCCATTTCCCACTGTAGCTTACCCACAATTCCTATCTTGAGACTACTCCTACACATTGTTTTAATTCACTCTGGTGGGCATGTGGACTCATCACTTTCAGTCGCTTGTTAACAAGCTGAGCCAAGACCAGGGGTAGGTGTCAACTGTGCTGCCACCGGCCATGGAAACACAGTAAAAAGTGAGGGTGCAACCTCCtactttttcattgcttttaaaaagtaGGGATCTGAAATAACTTCTGTCAAAGCCAAGTTCCAAGACATCCAGCACAGTGCCTATATAAGGTCATCAAGTACAGAAGTTCTTCTACTTTGCAAATTTCCATTGGTACAAAGGTCATGTCAGAAAACTAGATGGCCGCTACCAACAGGCAGTGCAGTAGCTTCTTGCATGAGATCACTTTGGATCCATAAATGAATGGACTGGCCCAGTCCAGTCTCTGGAAAAATAACATGTCTAAACTAAGATGCTCCCAGGCCTGCTGAACTGAGAAATGCTAAGCCAGGAGTGCCACTGTGGGGCTACTTTTCTGCTTTCGTCACTTCGCTCTCTCACCCATACAAAGTcatctcctcccccctccccaagtcatcttaaaatgtgtgtgtgtattcctccAACTTAGTAATGGCCCTTtccataaaaaggaaacaaaatctctATGTGAAAAGAACTGATACAAGAAAATGGAACATACTCAAGACTTACCCAGCTATTCCCAAGAAACCTCGCAACGGTAACACTCCCCAAATAACACCTAGGACCACAGCAATGATCTGTCGGAACCAGTAGATCACATCTAAAAACTCATCCtgtaga
This genomic interval from Mustela lutreola isolate mMusLut2 chromosome 9, mMusLut2.pri, whole genome shotgun sequence contains the following:
- the RAB5IF gene encoding GEL complex subunit OPTI, producing the protein MSGGRRKEEPPQPQLANGALKVSVWSKVLRSDAAWEDKDEFLDVIYWFRQIIAVVLGVIWGVLPLRGFLGIAGFCLINAGVLYLYFSNYLQIDEEEYGGTWELTKEGFMTSFALFMVIWIIFYTAIHYD